The genomic stretch ACCAATCTTCATAGGGGTATCCCGATTGAGCTAAAAATTTTAGGATTACATAAGCCCCCCCCCCTCCAAAGCATAAAGCCTGAAAGGGTGAAATGTTTGGAAAAAGAATCTCAagacatattttatttttgagattaTGTCCTAACTCGGCATTGACCCGTTTAGAGGTCGTACCTAGGCCTCGGTTGATGACATATGATGGTGTGTTCAGCTAGTAATGATTTTAAAATATCTTACAtgattttctctctctctctgcaaTGATGACTTCTTATGGAAAAATTAATTTCAACATGATTCTGAACCGATACCACTTACCTAGCCGTTTCATAACATTAATGTGATAAATACAAAACGTCCCTTTCCTTGTCCTCTATTCCTGAAACTTGGATTTTTTTTCAACTTTTCTTCAAATTTGTCCTTGAAGTCTTACGATTTCAACAACTGACTACTAACAACTTTAGGTATTTTTGTTTTTACCTTACTTTCTTTTTTCTTACATTTTTTATAATGGTTATAATACGTGAATGTGATGATCAAGGAAACATACCACTTCTTTGAAATTCCAAAGAGAGGAGAGAACTTTGGGATTTATGCATGAGAGAATGCAAAGATCACTTGGGACCAGTTgaatttgattaaattattaaGGAAGTGTATGGCGATATTTTTGCATATGGTATCAAAATTGattcagaatcttcatcatcaGGTTTTGTAGAAATAGTGATGGAGATAACTGGATCTTCCATTTACCAAGAAGTATTAAGTTGTGATCAGGTTCAATCAACACAATGACATTTCCATACTCTAATTGGAGAGGAAGATTTCATCCACTGGTAATGAAAAATATGTCATATTGGATCCTTGTATTCAAGGTGAACGGGTTTGCATGACTCGACCACGAGGAGTATCAGATGAGTACTTCTATTTTTACTCTGGGGTGCTTAAGGATTTCAAGACCCGTATCCCATTTACCGATTTTGAGCTTGATATTCTGAAAACTCTAAATATAACACCCTCTTATCTCCGCCCTAATAATTGGGGTTTTATAAAAGCTTTTGAGATAGTATGTGAGGCTATGGACATAGTCCCCACAATAGGTTCGTTCTTTTCATTCTTCGAGGTAAAAAGGGTCAGCAAGAGAGGATGGATCTCCCTTAACGACATAAAGAAAAACGTTTTCCCCAAGTTTAAACAACTAACTATAAAGGGTTCAAAGATATGTTTCTTTGTGTTAGAGGTGGGAACAATTGTCCTCTGATGGTGTACGCGTTGGATGGAAGCCTTGCTTTCCTATTTATTGGACAGATAACCCGATATCTGGATCCGAGTTTGATTATGATAAACTAGATGCTTTGGAGGTTCTGGACTTGGCCATATTAGATGCCTTTCAGATGATAAAGGTTCGCGATTTACTAGGTATGGCTAAAGATCCAAAACAAGTTTTTGACTTTCTGGGTAATACTTACATGTCTTAACACATCttgattatttattatattttcaaccaacatgAAAAACCTATCATTGAAAGAGCAATCCAAATTAAGGCTGAGGCGAGGGTAAGAATAGGGGAACTAATTCGATATTAAGGATGATTGAACCGTTGTCCAAACCCGGGCTCTAAAGAAGAGAAAAGTTAATGCAGGGAGAGCACCCCGAAGCCCCATGGCTCCTCAATCCTCCCCGACGCCTCAAAATAGAGCTCCCTTAAGGAGGTTAAGACTTTAATGAGCAACTCAGTATGCATTGCCGACTAGGAAGTTACCAGTTTGATGCAGGAAGCCATCGGAAATGAGAAGCCTAACCCTTTTGACATAATTCAAGTTCTGGTCCAAcagttttgatggtttgaaataTCTTTATGACCATTTAAATGCCATATAAGATGTTGAAAAGGTGAAGACCATAGGAGCTAAAAAATTGAGGTAGAATATCGGGTCTTATCTAACGCGGTATGCCGTCATAACATGGGGTCTGTTCAAAGTCGGAGATGCAAATGAGCAAAACGAGATccgcataattaattaaataaatcagcTTAAGAAGACCTAGAATGCTCATGCCGAAAAGATAGTGGATATGGAGTCAGCCTGGGAGTCTAATGAAAAGTTGGAGAAGTCCTAGAAGGCTCAATTGGACCTTTCAGTGGGAGATTAAGCCTTCGACAGGGCCAAAGCTCAGGTTCTTTGCCTTCATCTTAGACTTAACGTGTCTGAGTGAAATGGATTTCATCAAGACGGTGGTGGCTGGATGTTTTGTTGATACCGAAGAAGGGGAATTTTCTCTTGATGTCGGGGTTTCCAAGGACGACACCACTGGTGAAGGGTCTCCCGACATTCATGAAGAGGAGAAGAATGAAAATTGATGTAATGttgtttatctttatgctttcgTTGTTACTCATTTGTGGGGATACATTTTgtaatattttggatgattttatgTCCCTTTGCGTACAATATTCGAGCCCCAATGAGGCTGTTTTTATCACATTAGTCTTATAATTTTGTCGTAGCCTTATTTTATATCTTTGATGAATAATTGATTCGATTAACAAGGAATTATAACAGACTGTCCAACCCTAAACACATCTTAATCTGCTAAGGCTCATACCGCAATGATTCATATGCTTGGTGGGTCAAGCTCTATTTCCAGGCCATCTTGAGGGATCTTGGCGTATCCCATACAATCTGGTTAGCCCCGGGATGGTTCAGGTGGATCCCGACGTATGGCGAGGAACAAGTATACTACTTAAGGTTGGCGGTATCTTGGTTGTGATGCCTGAGGTGTCTTAACCTATTACTTTTTTCTTATCGGTCTTAGGTGTTTTAACCTAGCACTATTACTCGGTTCACCAATCAAGTAATTCTCTTCATGAAAAATCATTGATGGTCTCCTTCTCCTCCATTTGAATCAACTCAAACTGACGTTTTTGAATTTGTAACCTCGCAACTTTTGCATTGTCAGCCCCTGCACACGCCTTATACATGAAATCCCATACTTGCTTCGACGGTTTGCATCACCAACTTTCTCTAAATAATTCGTATCAAGATTTAAAAACAGCGTCTGTTTTACAAAAGATGTAATCAATTATATCTACCAATTGCATACACATGAATAACTCTTTTCTCTTTAACAACGTCAACTCCTTTAcccaaataaatataatattgaaatatGATAACAAtgactagtagaagacccgtgcgttcgcacgggtattgTCCATTCTTAAGGTGAACATGAAGTAGTAACGCAAtagaaaaagtttaaaaaatttattaatgctCGAAAGTTTCATTGTCATTAGCATCtgatttgtcaatagatagtaaTGATAGAAtatgtaaataataaaatatgaaataatagcAAGTTATGGCCAAAATATTATATTCATGGGCAATATTAATGTCAACAACCACGTGAAAGAATGAGTTTTGTAATTTGCCTCCGCAAAAGGGACACTTTTTGGTATCTAATAGAAAAATCAtgcttgaaaaagaaaaatatattctttcatttcttaGATAATTCGATAAGGTTTGGTTGTTgttgatatataattgttattataaaatcattaataactgtaaatatttaaaaataaacatgAAGCAAATCACCAATATTATAAATTCAATATGTatgataactataaatatttataagtatcaccaataactataaatatttataattttttgttgattaaaataaaaaaatgtatcgtggtgatagtgtcccgtgaaaataatgagtttatgctaattataaatatttttaatattttgttgattaaaataaaaaaatgatattgtggtgatagtgtcccgtgaaaatagtaaatttatgctaattataaatattttaaatattttgttaattcaaataaaaaatttattgtggtgatagtgtctcgtgaaaatagtgagtttatgttaattataaatatttttaatcttttattgattaaaataaaaaatgtattgaaGTGATAGTGTCCCATAAAAATAGTGAGTTCTAGGGATAAAATTCATAAGAGTTGGTAAATCCTACTCTCATCAACCGATAATAAACCCTCCTCAATATATTACAAAATAATGATATCATAATCACCAACCATCTGGAATACCAGATATCAACATATATTTCACCCATGTTGGACTACACCACACTTTCTAGGATAGTTCCACATGTCAGCCCCTGCACACGCCTTCTACATGAAATCCCATATTTGCTTCGACGGTTTGCATCACCAACTTTCTCTAAATAATTCGTATCAAGATTTAAAAACAGCGTCTGTTTTACAAAAGATGTAATCAATTATATCTACCAATTGCATACACATGAATAACTCTTTTCTCTTTAACAACGTCAACTCCTTTAcccaaataaatataatattgaaatatGATAACAATGATATGTAacgattattaattttatttgactttaaaattaatatatagggtttaatggatatgcactgacagtgtaaaacaattttacattgtcatccaatagaaaacaaacaatttgccatgtcattaaaaatttttaaatataaaaatgtgatggaattggatacatggttgtgattggttgatagtgtaaaactattttacattgtcagtgcatcaccccttttctcaaatatatatatttaataaaatgtcAAAATTTAGAAACTAACCAATAACAAtgagaaaatatttatttgaaaccAACCAACAACAAAGATGGTTTACAAGATCAACTTTTCTTTTCCTTTGATGAACACTCTTATTACTATATGTTTAATAAAATGTCAAAATTTATAAAGTAACCAATAACAATGAGATATAATTTATTTGAAACCAACCAATAACAAAGATGGTTTACAAGATCAACTTCCCTTTCCTTTGATGAACACTCTTATTAATATAGAAACTAAACATTTCTATCCAAAAACTTCAACATGGCTTCTACTTCCTttcatttttctctctttctcctaATAATAACCATTTTCTCATCATCAAAACTAGCAATCGCAGCAAACAACACACAAAATTTCCACTACTTCTGTGATTTCAACAATAGAGGTAACTTCACAAACAACAGCACTTACCAAActaacctcaaaacacttttatCATCTCTCACTTCCAACACACAAATCAACTACGGTTTCTACAATTTCTCAAACGGCCAAAACACTAACAAAGTAAACGCAATTGCTCTCTGCAGAGGCGATGTTAAAAACCAAAACGACTGCCTCAGTTGCCTAAAAGCTTCAAGCAACAATCTCACACAGCTTTGTCCAAACCAGAAAGAAGCAATTGGTTGGTACGAAGATGAAAAATGCATGCTGCGTTATTCAGATCGATCCATATTTCGATTATTGGAAACAGGACCTGCTTATTATGCACACAACCTGGCTAACGCAACTGATTTGAGCGTGTTCAATGAAACTGTCCGAAACCTGCTAGATAATTTAACTCAGAGAGCTTCATCTGGTGATTCTAGTTTGAAATATGCTGCTGATAGTGCGCGCGGTCCGAATGATCAAACTATATATGGTTTGGTTCAGTGTACGCCAGATTTGTCTGAATCTGATTGTAGTTCTTGTTTGGATCAGTCTATAGCGCGAATACCGATTGATTGTTGTAAAGATAAGATTGGTGGAAGAGTCGTTAGGCCTAGTTGTAACATGAGATTTGAAACCAATTTTCGATTCTATGTTCCTACAGCAACCCCGCCACCACCTCCTCCTTCCTCCACCAATAATACTTCCTCACCTCCTCCACCAGGTACTTGTTATTATGTTTATTAAATTTATGGAAAATTCTTAAGTGGACACATacctaagaaattgttttacacacaaccaatcacataattttaattaattaaaaaaataaatactgatttttctctctccttcataatctcaaccaccccatgaatccaattaaaatcaaaattaaaattaaaataaatttaaaaaagactccttcttattggttgtgcctaagaatGTGGATTTAGGGTCGTGTCCATTCAAGAATTgctctaaatttattttcatagTGAAGGATGTGGTCGTTATCGCTAAAAACTCAAACACAACTGTGAAAGTTAGAGTTAGGGTTAAAATTCTGGTGATGATGTCCAACTTAGTAATATTGATTTTTGTTAGTTGATATAAAATTTATTGACTAAATTGATAGATTTTGTTTATATAAGTTAGCaattatttatcatatttatatAATTGATATATAAAATTGGAGACATCATAGTAATTGTGATGGAATATTCAAAAGTTGTGTTATGGTAAACCACGTATCATCACTTTATTTATTCAACCAAGTTGCAACATTGTTGACCATTATTACTAGTAAATAATACGATAAGGACAAAACTTAGACACCATACATACATTTGTTGGTGATGTCTTCATTCAAAATATAATGCTTATTCTATTTTTTCAACGTCACTTGTTAATAaagtaacacaacaaaaacagaaaattataatatgaaaACTTCAAAACCAAAGAAAAAACTGTCAAATAGTAATCAGAAAAAATAACATTATCTGAAAGTTGAATCATTCTATTGGATGCGATGCAATGTCTCATGTTTGGTTTGTGCAGGAAAAAGCAAAACTACCACAATCATTGCCATAGTAGTATCAGTTGTTGCTATTGTGGTGCTCATTTTAATCTTCATCTATTTAAGAGCAAGGAAGCGAAGTAAAAGACTTAGAAGTAAGTTGAAGTATTCATTTATCATTACTCAGTGAATCTAATTGTAAATGTTGGTCACATATCACATGAAAACTTTTATAATTTAACTTGTTCTCGTGTGTCTagttcaagaagaagaagaagaagatgatgatgatgctgatgaaaTTGAAATTTCGGCGTCATTGCAATTCAAGTTAGATACAATAAGAGATGCAACAAATGACTTTTCTGATCAAAATAAACTAGGACAAGGTGGATTTGGAACTGTTTACAAAGTAAGATTACAATATAATGTTTAGACATTTGTTGACAAGTTACTATTCCTAACCAGTATATATTTTCAGGGTACACTCCCCAATGGACAAGAGATTGGTGTCAAGAGGTTGTCAAAGGATTCTGGCCAAGGATATTTAGAATTTAAGAATGAAGTTGTTTTAGTGGCTAAGCTTCAACACCGAAATTTAGTCCGACTACTCGGTTTCTGTATAGAAGGAAGAGAAAGACTGCTTGTATATGAATATGTTCACAATAAGAGTCTTGATTACTTCATTTTTGGTAGGTTTGTCTCTATTTCTTTAGTTGTTATTAAAGACATGGTTCTGACTTCTGAGATTCATATCTCTTTTATATGTTTCTATACAGATGAAACCAAGAGAGCGTGTTTAAATTGGGAAAGGAGGTATAAAATCATTGCAGGTATTGCTCGAGGAATTCTTTACCTTCACGAGGATTCTCGTCTACGCATTATCCATCGTGATCTCAAAGCAAGCAATATTCTCTTAGACGGAGAGATGAATCCAAAGATAGCAGATTTTGGTATGGCTAGACTGTTTGCAGTGGACCAAACTCAAGAGAATACAAATAGAATTGTGGGAACCTAGTAAGTCTTTATATTTAAAAGAACTATTGAATGATTTGATATCATTACCCGAAGATGCAAGACTTTGAAATATTTCATTTGATCGGGAATAATTATCCGTATTGCTTGTAGTGGATATATGGCACCTGAGTATGCAATGCATGGACAGTTTTCTGTGAAGTCAGACGTATTCAGTTTTGGCGTATTGATTCTTGAGATTATAAGTGGTCACAAAAATAGTGGTGTTCGTCGTGGGGATACTAATGAGTATCTTCTAAGCTTTGTAAGAAGTCTTTTCATTTATTCCCTTGATATCTTCCTTGTCAAGCTAAGCATGGAACTAGAAGATTATGTGTTACTAGTACATTACATTACTCTAGAAGTGAATTCTAACTTATAGTACATTTTTCATTTGAAAAAATTCTTGTAGGTATGGAGAAACTGGCGAGACGGGTCGCCAACAAATATTATAGATCCTACAATAATCAATGATTCAGTAAATGAAGTATTGAGATGCATCCACATTGGGTTACTTTGTGTTCAAGAAAATGCATCTAGCAGACCAACTATGGCTTCTGTAGTACTAATGCTTAATAGCCATTCTCTCAGTCTACCAAGACCTTCGGAACCTGCATTTTATGTAGGTAGTGGAGCTGTAGACTTTCAAGATATAATGATGCAATCATCGGAGCATAACTCAGGTCAGGAATCGATAAATCAGGTTTCCATTACAGAGCTATATCCTCGCTAGATTTTGATTGTGTATAGAGTATAGTCATAATATACTCAGCCAAGATATGGTATACATGAATTAAGAACATATCTAAGTGGTTGTTTTTAGAGTAGTTTAGTTTAGAAGATGTTGCTTGATCCAAAAGGAGAGTAGGTTTTCTTGTAAATAAGTAGTTTGTGTGTATCTATTAGATCAGTACTTTGTTTGAAGAATGTCTTAAGACAGAACATTGTCATGTGTATAAATAATGTTGAGAAGATTAATACAATGAAGTCTTTTTGTACTTTCTTTCTTGGTGAGTGTTTAGGAAACTATATGTAAAAGTATTATTCATCTGAACGGAACTAACATTGTAAGATGAAAAGTCAACATGACCGAGACAAACAGGTTTAATAATTGTAAGTGTTGGACTATACTATCAGCAAAGACTTGGAATTTAATCACAATTCCATGAATAGAAGAGGAGTAAATGCTATGTTACTAGTTTTCCACATGAGGGATCCACTTGTCTCCAAAAAACCCAATGCATAGGAAATAGGGGTGTAATGAGGGTTAGAGAcaaaatatgaaaacaaaaagTTATTTTTCCAAATCACTTATTCCGAATAAACACCACACCATTAGAGCTGGCGGGGCAAAAAAAGACCCATAATTTGAGAATCAAATAGCTTATCTTAAAAATGAGAAATTAACAATtattttagataaaataaaatataaaatacatttaagtttaaaataaataaaaaacagtgCATATGTATTCTTCAATCATGAGTttacaattattaaatattttaacatcaattaataataaaaattaataataaaaatgcagatTTTTTGCAAATAATTTTCAGAGCAAACATACAAATATTAGAAAATGTCCAATCAAGTGAGATGGGCCTCCAATCCCATATCTATGAGTTAAGATCCTCtcaatttctcaaaagaaatggagaaTGCAATTACTAAAGTATTGgtgtatgaatatatatattcttGAAATGTGtgacatataatttatataatttgacTTGTATTTATTGAAAACATTGGTAATGGTAttctccatttcttttgagaaatggagaggatctcaaCCCCATATCTATGGGCCGGTGAAATTATGTTTCTAAGGGGACAGATATCTATGTTTCTAAGGGGACAGATATCGTACACGCTGTTCCGGCAACATGTTCGACAAGTTATACCAAAACCAACACAAATATAAAATATGGTTATGAGTTTCCTCTTTCGAACTATGAAGTGGGTGGTGAAGGCCTCGTATAGGTCTTTCCAAGAGTCTATGCTTCCATCGGGAAGGGATTTAAACAAACCATCATTGATTTGGTCAAAGTTAATGCTAAACGTTTGAACTTTACAGCTCCATGGTCGTGGTAGTAGTCTATGTTCATTTACGTGCTCGACTTTGGTGGCTTCTCCACTGATCTCAGAATCATACTATTGAGAATGCGAGCAAATACGGATTTTTCTTTCGCTCTGCGACCGAAGAACCTTCTTGACAACTTTCTCTCCTTTAGAGGCAGATCACTTCTAGAGGAGTATGACTACCTCTCTCTCTCCCCCCTCAAGATCAGGGGGTCAGGGGGAAGGGGTCATATGTCTATGGCTTTGGTGGTGACTTGGCGACTTATTCATCGCTTCTCAATGCATCACCGTCTAGATCGACATTGGCTTATGAATAATGCCTTGGTTTCTTCGTGACGCTGCTTCTTGCATGGTACTATTCTTCGTATTGGCGTGTTGTAAGCTCTTCTCAATTCAGAATATTCTATCTGCTAAGGCCTCAAAATTCTGTTGCCGCACCATCTTAACATTGTTCAGTAGATCATTGGCTCCTTACGTGCCGAGATTAGCCTATGATAGTTGAAAACAGGAAGCATCTCATTCCCCTGTACTATAGGAAGTGGTAGAAATATGAGTGAATGTTTTCTATGATGGAAATATTGCACAAATCCGAAAAATAAAAGAGGCTGGAATACTCCTTGGCCCACTTTAATGTGAACATGATCTTGCCGAGATGGTACAGATGGAGATGTTATCAGGTTTGGATCATCTTCTCTTAGAGGAAAAGGTTGTATATCTCTTATAGCCTCAGTAGCGGCTAGCTGTTGATCACGTAACCGCTATCCTCTTTAACTCCTTTGTTAAGTTAATGAATGTAACTCTTTATAAGGGTTATTAAAGTGAACGTTAGACATTTCACTTTAGCATTCTAAAACAAACTCCATCCGGCACTATTGGACATGGCCCTATCTAGTTTTTCTTCAACTGCTCTATATGTTCCCAAACTTTTAAACCAAATAAAAGGGCACCCTTTCATAATAAcatacaattaaatttatttttttttttttttggtataaaccggggtatcctctgcgcgcaactgcagagactaatccctcgagCCGGGTAGGACCATATAGGCGGTAAAGCTCTCCCTCAAGAGATTTAACACTGCTGCATCCCTATATGTGAGAACTCTGAGCTATATTTTTTTTCGGTCTTATCAATAATTGAAGGAATATATGATTTACgttgtaattaaaaaaaacaaaaataaaacaagggTGTCATTTTGATTCTAAATAAAATACGATATTGTATGAGCTAGGAATCGAAGTTAAAATATTAAACTACATTTTTATTTTGAGTAAGTTTTACATAAAAATCTAGGAATtggatttaatttttttaaaaaaataaataaaagaccaCTCTAAAAGATATTTGAcctcaatttttaattaattgagataaaaaatttatcataaaatatattattgatagtAATACAATGAATAAGCTTGCGTTCATTTAATTTTGCTTAAAacttagtaaaaaaataaaataaaaaaggaaacaaaatatttgatgaaaaaaattaaagtgGGAAACAAAATTTTGTGAGGTTTCCGATTAACTTAAACatacaattatattttataaaaaaaataaacatacaattttatttatttttaatttgactTAATATCTCTTTAACATCTGCTTAGGTTTAAGGGTGTTCAAATTCAATTTGATCTAAATAAAAATCGCATCgatccaaaaaaatcaaaaatcacaaaaaattgaatattattgGATGTGTTTGGATGTCATTTTGTAAAAACCGCACAGTTTGAATCAGATTTctgattgatttttcaaaaccgatCCAAACCAAACATAAGTATAtattttatacttatttattttttattaatatgatatgttatattaatttattagtcGATAATACTTATTTTCTTAATACTATTTCTTAGTTTAgttaaatctatttatttttattatttcatttgtttCAACCATAATCGATCATTCtcattttgtaatattaatttttaatataatatatgttatatattatatcaaatctattatttattagcatttttataattttaatcaataataaaatttataatttggatATCCAAAAATCGATCCAAAATAAACCGCATGAAAATGGATTGGAtcagatttttttaattaattattcaaaatcGAACCAAATCGCGAATAAATTTACCTTTAGATCAGATGAATTTTTACATCAAAATCGATATAAACCAAACCGCGAACACCTCTACTTAAACCAACtatataatattttctttaataaaataaaaaattaaaaagaatttaaGACTAACAATCgcataagttataatttttttgtttgactTCTCTTTAGAGTTTAGTACCCCATTTATCACTATTAAAATATAATGTATCAAACATTTAAGGttatgtttggatatcacgaaatgaacggagcggaatAGAGCGGAACGGAGTGGGATGAAGCGGAatggaacggagcggaacgaagataccattccattatttggaaattttagaacggaataagacatattattcattccgcccaaatcggaggggaaggaatatggtggtaagtgatggaatggaatggaatccataccactcatTTCCGCCccgctccatccgtttttaaattatccaaacaatggaatatcattttattccatttcattccgctccgctccatccgattccatcaatccaaacaaagtctTAGTGGCACCTAATTTTTAATAAGTGTAACGCTAGTAGTGTTAGGAATAAATATGTGATTTTAATTgtagttattatatatttgacAAAAGAGAATAAGGAGGAGACGGTCCAAATCGATCAAGTATGTAAATTATTTCCAAAATCACTAATGGGGTGGTTACAAAAGCACTTTAAGTAAGCAGAGACAAAGTCAATGTGGATATCAAACTTCAATCTCTTAAATTTGTCAAGTAGAGCTGTGACATAAACGAAACTACAAGTTAAGAAGAAGTCAAACtaacttataaaaaaataaatatggataAATATATAGTAAAGATTACAATTCTTCTAATAAAACCGCGCaagatttttttgttttcttcttccCGTAATTATAATCGCAGTAATTTTACCAACAACATTAT from Vicia villosa cultivar HV-30 ecotype Madison, WI linkage group LG4, Vvil1.0, whole genome shotgun sequence encodes the following:
- the LOC131596537 gene encoding cysteine-rich receptor-like protein kinase 44 isoform X2, which translates into the protein MASTSFHFSLFLLIITIFSSSKLAIAANNTQNFHYFCDFNNRGNFTNNSTYQTNLKTLLSSLTSNTQINYGFYNFSNGQNTNKVNAIALCRGDVKNQNDCLSCLKASSNNLTQLCPNQKEAIGWYEDEKCMLRYSDRSIFRLLETGPAYYAHNLANATDLSVFNETVRNLLDNLTQRASSGDSSLKYAADSARGPNDQTIYGLVQCTPDLSESDCSSCLDQSIARIPIDCCKDKIGGRVVRPSCNMRFETNFRFYVPTATPPPPPPSSTNNTSSPPPPGKSKTTTIIAIVVSVVAIVVLILIFIYLRARKRSKRLRIQEEEEEDDDDADEIEISASLQFKLDTIRDATNDFSDQNKLGQGGFGTVYKGTLPNGQEIGVKRLSKDSGQGYLEFKNEVVLVAKLQHRNLVRLLGFCIEGRERLLVYEYVHNKSLDYFIFDETKRACLNWERRYKIIAGIARGILYLHEDSRLRIIHRDLKASNILLDGEMNPKIADFGMARLFAVDQTQENTNRIVGTYGYMAPEYAMHGQFSVKSDVFSFGVLILEIISGHKNSGVRRGDTNEYLLSFVWRNWRDGSPTNIIDPTIINDSVNEVLRCIHIGLLCVQENASSRPTMASVVLMLNSHSLSLPRPSEPAFYVGSGAVDFQDIMMQSSEHNSGQESINQVSITELYPR
- the LOC131596537 gene encoding cysteine-rich receptor-like protein kinase 10 isoform X1; the protein is MASTSFHFSLFLLIITIFSSSKLAIAANNTQNFHYFCDFNNRGNFTNNSTYQTNLKTLLSSLTSNTQINYGFYNFSNGQNTNKVNAIALCRGDVKNQNDCLSCLKASSNNLTQLCPNQKEAIGWYEDEKCMLRYSDRSIFRLLETGPAYYAHNLANATDLSVFNETVRNLLDNLTQRASSGDSSLKYAADSARGPNDQTIYGLVQCTPDLSESDCSSCLDQSIARIPIDCCKDKIGGRVVRPSCNMRFETNFRFYVPTATPPPPPPSSTNNTSSPPPPGKSKTTTIIAIVVSVVAIVVLILIFIYLRARKRSKRLRIQEEEEEDDDDADEIEISASLQFKLDTIRDATNDFSDQNKLGQGGFGTVYKGTLPNGQEIGVKRLSKDSGQGYLEFKNEVVLVAKLQHRNLVRLLGFCIEGRERLLVYEYVHNKSLDYFIFGRFVSISLVVIKDMVLTSEIHISFICFYTDETKRACLNWERRYKIIAGIARGILYLHEDSRLRIIHRDLKASNILLDGEMNPKIADFGMARLFAVDQTQENTNRIVGTYGYMAPEYAMHGQFSVKSDVFSFGVLILEIISGHKNSGVRRGDTNEYLLSFVWRNWRDGSPTNIIDPTIINDSVNEVLRCIHIGLLCVQENASSRPTMASVVLMLNSHSLSLPRPSEPAFYVGSGAVDFQDIMMQSSEHNSGQESINQVSITELYPR